From the genome of Acidihalobacter aeolianus:
CGGGCGCGGAGGTGAGTAGGGGCAGGCTGCGGCTCTGGAATTCCTCGCTGAGGCTGCGCATGGTCAGCAGCGGTGAGACCGCGAGCATGACGATGCCGGACCACATGTACAGCGGGGAGACGACCAGGTCGGTGAGCCCCGGCGCGCCGGAGACGCCGGCAAGCTGAGGTTCGATACTGTCGATGAAGTTCTGCAGCATGCTGAGGAAAATCAGCGCGAGCACGAACTGCACGATGGCGAGCACGACCCAGGCCAGCGGGGAATAGAACATGCGCCGGAATTCGAGCCTGGCGATGGTCAGGATCATGCCGGCAGCCCCTCGATGTCGTTGTGCTCCTGATAGATGGTGTTGAGAAACGCCTGCTCCAGGCTGGCGCGTTCGGGGGTCAATTCGCGCAGCCCCCAGCCCTGCGCCACGGCGCGTTCGGCGATGACCGTGGCCGGGTCTCGGCCCGCCGCATGCTCGATGCGGAATCGGCCTTCTCCAAGACTGTGCAGCGCGGTGATGCCCTCGATCGCGCACAGTTCGCGCGGTTCCGGCGGGTGCGCGAAGGCGACCTTGAGCGCAGTGCTCGGGCGTTGTTCGGCGAGGTGCTGCAGGGTGTCGGTGTACACCGTCTGGCCGCGGTTGATGATCATCACGCGATGGCAGGTGGCCTGGACCTCGGCGAGGATGTGAGTCGAGAGGATGACGCCGTGCTCCCGGCTCAGCTCCAGAATGAGGTCGCGGATCTCGCGGATCTGCAGCGGGTCCAGGCCGACCGTGGGTTCGTCCAGAATGACTACGGCGGGCTGGTGCACAATGGCCTGGGCGATGCCGACACGCTGCTGAAAGCCCTTGGAGAGTATGTTGATCAGCGCATGCCCAGCGTCTTCCAGCCCGGTGCGGGACTTGGCGAGTTCGACGGCCTCGCTCACCTCGCTGCGGGCAAGGCCGTGCAGGCGCGCGGCGTAGCGCAGGTATTCGTCCACCGTGAGGTCACGGTACAGCGGCGGATGTTCCGGCAGGTAGCCGAGGTGGCGCTTGGCCTGCCGCGGCGCGTCGAGCAGATCGATGCCGTTGATCAGGATGCGACCGGCGCTGGGGGCCAGGTTGCCGCTGATCATCGACAGGGTGGTCGACTTGCCGGCCCCGTTGGGCCCCAGCAGGCCGAGAACCTCGCCTGGGTGCAGCTCCAGTGAGATGCCTTGCACGGCGCATTGGCTACCGTAATACCGCGCCAGACCACGCGCCTCGATGAGGTGCGTTGCGGTCATACGTCAGTGCTGCTTGCGTGCTTGGAATGTCGGGGTGTCATAGGAGTCACGTCATTAGCGGCTGAGCCTTTGTCTCGGAACGGGGTGCGATGGTTCCCCGATATCTGCGCAGGCTTGGCGGCACGGCTTACGATTGATTTTTCCAATAGTACATTCGTGCGGGCGTTTAGTGCCGTTCGGCGCTTTGCGTGGACGCTGTATCCGGCCTTCGCTATAGTGATTCCACTGTCGTTAAGGGGACTGAAAACATGAATTTTTCACTATCCATGCTCTATGGATATCTGCATCTGCCGTGGTGGGGTTACGTGGCCGTCGCGCTGGCGATGACGCACATGACCATCGTCACGGTGACGCTGTTTCTGCACCGCTGTCAGGCGCATCGCGCGCTCGACATGCATCCCGCGCTGCAGCACGTGTTCCGCTTCTGGCTGTGGCTGACCACCGGCATGGTCACCAAAGAATGGGTGGCGATCCACCGCAAGCACCACGCCAAGTGCGAGACGCCGGAAGATCCGCACAGCCCGCACGTCTACGGCATCCGCAAGGTCATGCTGGAAGGCGCCGAGCTGTACCGCGACGAGACCAACCGCCCGGAGACCATGGAGAACTACGGCCACGGCACTCCGAACGACTGGCTGGAGCGTCATCTGTATTCGCGCCACAACTACCTTGGCATCAGCCTGATGGCGGCGGTCGATCTGGCGCTGTTCGGCGTCTACGGCATGATCATCTGGGCAGTGCAGATGCTGTGGATTCCGTTCTGGGCGGCGGGCGTGATCAACGGCCTCGGGCATTACCGCGGCTACCGCAACTACGAAACCACCGACGGTTCGACCAACGTCTCCCCGATCGGCCTCATCGTCGGCGGCGAGGAGATGCACAACAACCACCATGCCTTTCCGAGTTCGGCCAAGTTCTCGATGCGCCGCTGGGAGTTCGACATCGGCTGGATGTACATCCGCATCCTGCAGGCGCTGCATCTGGTACGGGTCAAGAAGGTCGCCCCGCGGCCGCTGTTCGTGCCGAACAAGGACAAGCTCGACGTCGAGACCGCGCGCGCCGTGGTGGTGGGGCGTCTGCATCTGATGGCCAACTACGCGCGTCAGGTGATGCTGCCCGTACTGCGCGAGGAGCTGCGCCGGGCCGACGATTCCTGCCGTCGCCTGCTCAAGCGCGGCCGCCGCGCGCTGGTGCGCGAGGAAACACGCATGGACGAACGCGCCAAGGCGCGTCTGGCCGATGCGCTGGCGAGCTGCGAGTCGCTGAACACGGTCTATCAGTTCCGCCAGCGCCTGCAGGCGCTGTGGAGCCGCACCCAGGCGACGGACACGCTGATCGGTTCGCTGCAGGAGTGGTGCGCGCAGGCCGAGGCGAGCGGCATCCGCGCGTTGCAGGATTTCGCCCGCAACCTGCGTGGCTACTCGCTGGGGCAGACCGCGGCCACCCGCTGAGGGTAGTCGTCTCCCGCCACGGCGGGACGGCAGAAACGCGAAGGGCCCGGCAGTCGCCTGCCGGGCCCTTCGCGCAAACGGGGTGGTGAAAACGCCCGCTTACTTGATCTTGCCTTCCTTGTACATCACATGCTTACGGACGACGGGATCGTATTTCATGATCTCCATCTTTTCCGGCATGTTCCGCTTGTTCTTGGTCGTGGTGTAGAAGTGACCCGTACCGGCGGAGGACGTCAGGCGAATTTTCTCTCGGGGACCCTTGGCCATTGCTGATGCTCCTTAGACCTTTTCGCCGCGGCTGCGGATGTCGGACAGAACGGCTTCGATGCCCTTCTTGTCGATGATGCGCATGCCCTTGGAGGATACGCGCAGGCTCACCCAGCGGTTCTCGCCCTCGACCCAGAAACGATGCGTGTGCAGATTGGGCAGAAAGCGGCGGCGCGTCTTGTTGTGCGCGTGGGAAACATTGTTCCCGGTTGCAGGGCGCTTGCCCGTTACCTGACATACTCTGGCCATGCGAGTAACTCCGAATGCGTTTTGCTCGTGCAGAAAGGGAGCGGATGTTAGCCGATCGATGGGGGCAAGGCAAGCCGGGACGCACGATGGAGCGCTACGGGGACAGCATAAGGCCAGAGGCTGGGCGCGGCCAACCGGGCGCGCCGGAATCCTCCGCGCCCACCGACCCGGGAATCCGTTGTAGGATGCTGCGCACGCGGCGCGCCGTTCTTGATCCAGACATGCCGAAGGAGCGAACAGAATGGACACTGTATTCATCCGCGGCCTGACGGTCGAAACCTGCATCGGCGTGTATGCCTGGGAGCAGCGCATCCGACAGGCGCTGCGTGTCGACGTCGAACTGGCGACGGATGCCGCGCGTGCGGCCGCGGGCGACGACATCGGCGGCACGGTGGACTACGCGCAGGTCGCCCGCCGGCTGCAGGCGCTTGCCGACGGACAGTCCTGGGCGCTGGTGGAAACCTTCGCCGAGCGCGCGGCGGCGACGATCCTCGACGAATTCGACACGCCCTGGGTACGGTTGAGCGTGACCAAGGCCGTGCGGCTGCCGCAGCGCACCGAGGTGGGCGTGGTGGTCGAGAGGGGAGAGCGCGCGGCGTGAGCGGGCACCGCCTGCGCTTTCTCGGCACCGGCGATTCCGAGGCGATCGACTTCTGGAACACCAATCTGCTGCTGGAGGCTGGCGAGCGGCGCCTGCTGATCGACTGTGGCTATACCATCAAGTACGCGCTGCGCGATGCAGGGCTCGCGATTCCCGACATCGAGGCGATCCTGATCACCCACACGCACGCGGACCACGTCTACGGACTGGAGCGCTTCGGCGTCGAGACCCGCTACCGCTACGGCACGCGGGTGCGGCTGTATGCCGAGCCGGACGTGCTGCCGGTGCTGTGGGATGCGACGCTCAAGGGCGGCATGGGCTACAGCAGCGACGGCGAGAACCGCCTGGAGGATTTCTTCGAGGTGGTGCCCATCGCGGAACACGCCATCGAGTTCGCCGGCCATCGCCTGCGCACCTTTCCGACGCTGCACACGGGCGGCATGGCGACCTACGGCGTGGAGATCGACGACCGCGTGATCTTCACCGCGGACAGCAAGCCGCTGCCCTGGATCGCGCAGGACCGCAGCGCGCGCGCGATCCTGCACGACTGCAGCCTGCAGGCGGACAACCCGGTGCACGCCACGCTGGACGAGCTGATCGCGGTCTATCCGCCCGAGGTGCGCAGCCGGGTGCTGGCGATCCACTACGGCGACGACCTGGAGGCGCACCGCGCCACCATCGAGCGCGAACTCGGCGGCGTGGCCGAACAGGGCGGGAGCCTGGCGCTGTGAGCCTGGCGGCGGGCTACATCATCGGGATCGGCAGCAACATCGAGCCGGAGCGCAACGTGCCCCGCATCCTGCACGCGCTGCTCGACGCCTTCGGCGCCCTGCGCATGAGCCGCGTCCTGCGTACGCGGCCGGTGGGCATGGCCTCGCAGGCCGATTTCCTGAATCTCGCGGTGTTTGTCGAGACCGGCATGGAGTCTGCCGCGCTCAAGACCCTGTGCAACCGCATCGAAACGGGACTCGGGCGCGACCGCAGCGATCCGGACAGTGCGCGCAAGGACCGGCCCGCGGATCTCGACATCCTGTTCCGGCTGGGCGGGGATGCGGCGGCGCCGCCGCTGGAGCGGGTCGACGGGGTCTACCTGCGCCCGGCCGTGGCCGACGTCTATGCGCTGCTGGGCCTGGCGGACCCGGACGGCGGCGCGCCGGGCATGGCGGTGCGGCTGGGCGAGGCCTCAGCCGGCGAGGTGCCGGCCGCCGTCCACCTGGATTGCCGTACCGGTCATGTAATCGTTGTCGAGCAGCGCGCGTAGCCCCCGGTACACGGCCTCCGCGCCGCCCTCGCGCCCGAGCGGCGTTTCCGCGAGCACCCGCTGACGCATTTCCGGCGTGTGGCTGTCCTTGAACAGGATCGGTCCCGGCTGCAGGCTGTTCACCTTGATCTTCGGCGCGTAGCGCTTGGCCAGGGAACGGGTGAGGTTCTCCAGCCCCGCCTTGGTCGCGCAATAGATGTCGAATTCGGGCCTGGGGTTCTCGGCGAAGATGTCGGTGATGTGCACGATGTCGGCAGGCGTCTCCGTACCGCCGGCTT
Proteins encoded in this window:
- the folK gene encoding 2-amino-4-hydroxy-6-hydroxymethyldihydropteridine diphosphokinase; translation: MSLAAGYIIGIGSNIEPERNVPRILHALLDAFGALRMSRVLRTRPVGMASQADFLNLAVFVETGMESAALKTLCNRIETGLGRDRSDPDSARKDRPADLDILFRLGGDAAAPPLERVDGVYLRPAVADVYALLGLADPDGGAPGMAVRLGEASAGEVPAAVHLDCRTGHVIVVEQRA
- a CDS encoding DesA family fatty acid desaturase, with translation MLYGYLHLPWWGYVAVALAMTHMTIVTVTLFLHRCQAHRALDMHPALQHVFRFWLWLTTGMVTKEWVAIHRKHHAKCETPEDPHSPHVYGIRKVMLEGAELYRDETNRPETMENYGHGTPNDWLERHLYSRHNYLGISLMAAVDLALFGVYGMIIWAVQMLWIPFWAAGVINGLGHYRGYRNYETTDGSTNVSPIGLIVGGEEMHNNHHAFPSSAKFSMRRWEFDIGWMYIRILQALHLVRVKKVAPRPLFVPNKDKLDVETARAVVVGRLHLMANYARQVMLPVLREELRRADDSCRRLLKRGRRALVREETRMDERAKARLADALASCESLNTVYQFRQRLQALWSRTQATDTLIGSLQEWCAQAEASGIRALQDFARNLRGYSLGQTAATR
- a CDS encoding ABC transporter ATP-binding protein is translated as MTATHLIEARGLARYYGSQCAVQGISLELHPGEVLGLLGPNGAGKSTTLSMISGNLAPSAGRILINGIDLLDAPRQAKRHLGYLPEHPPLYRDLTVDEYLRYAARLHGLARSEVSEAVELAKSRTGLEDAGHALINILSKGFQQRVGIAQAIVHQPAVVILDEPTVGLDPLQIREIRDLILELSREHGVILSTHILAEVQATCHRVMIINRGQTVYTDTLQHLAEQRPSTALKVAFAHPPEPRELCAIEGITALHSLGEGRFRIEHAAGRDPATVIAERAVAQGWGLRELTPERASLEQAFLNTIYQEHNDIEGLPA
- the rpmG gene encoding 50S ribosomal protein L33 produces the protein MAKGPREKIRLTSSAGTGHFYTTTKNKRNMPEKMEIMKYDPVVRKHVMYKEGKIK
- the folB gene encoding dihydroneopterin aldolase — encoded protein: MDTVFIRGLTVETCIGVYAWEQRIRQALRVDVELATDAARAAAGDDIGGTVDYAQVARRLQALADGQSWALVETFAERAAATILDEFDTPWVRLSVTKAVRLPQRTEVGVVVERGERAA
- a CDS encoding MBL fold metallo-hydrolase, which encodes MSGHRLRFLGTGDSEAIDFWNTNLLLEAGERRLLIDCGYTIKYALRDAGLAIPDIEAILITHTHADHVYGLERFGVETRYRYGTRVRLYAEPDVLPVLWDATLKGGMGYSSDGENRLEDFFEVVPIAEHAIEFAGHRLRTFPTLHTGGMATYGVEIDDRVIFTADSKPLPWIAQDRSARAILHDCSLQADNPVHATLDELIAVYPPEVRSRVLAIHYGDDLEAHRATIERELGGVAEQGGSLAL
- the rpmB gene encoding 50S ribosomal protein L28; its protein translation is MARVCQVTGKRPATGNNVSHAHNKTRRRFLPNLHTHRFWVEGENRWVSLRVSSKGMRIIDKKGIEAVLSDIRSRGEKV